A portion of the Zootoca vivipara chromosome 6, rZooViv1.1, whole genome shotgun sequence genome contains these proteins:
- the JUND gene encoding transcription factor JunD — translation MEIPFYHDDVLIALAASSAALSPSSARPGAAFPDGSSMMKKDGLSLALAGADPGAAGKSHGGGGGPHPQQEQPPPSGAPDGAALLSSPDLGLLKLASPELERLIIQSNGLVTTTPTSGGAQFHFPKGGGGGGAPDEQEFAAGFVKALEDLHNQNQLGGGGGGGPVGGELPSAASLAPASQQHGGPQEPPIYANLSPFAGAAGGYPTDGSPFQAHSRLPPPPPAPLKDEPQTVPEVASFGDSPPLSPIDMDTQERIKAERKRLRNRIAASKCRRRKLERISRLEEKVKSLKSQNTELASTANLLREQVAQLKQKVLSHVNSGCQLLPQTAAQQPHQVPAY, via the coding sequence atggaaatACCTTTCTACCATGACGACGTGTTGATCGCCTTGGCGGCCTCGTCGGCGGCCCTTTCTCCCTCGTCGGCGCGCCCCGGCGCCGCCTTCCCCGACGGCTCCAGCATGATGAAGAAAGACGGGCTCTCCCTGGCGCTGGCAGGCGCCGACCCGGGCGCGGCCGGGAAGAGCcacggaggaggcggcggccccCACCCGCAGCAGGAGCAGCCGCCCCCCAGCGGCGCCCCCGACGGCGCGGCCCTGCTCAGCTCGCCGGATTTGGGCCTGCTCAAGCTGGCGTCTCCCGAGCTGGAGCGCCTGATCATCCAGTCCAACGGCTTGGTGACGACCACGCCGACCAGCGGCGGCGCGCAGTTCCACTTCCCcaaaggcggcggcggaggcggcgcccCGGACGAGCAGGAGTTCGCCGCCGGCTTCGTGAAGGCGCTGGAGGACCTGCACAACCAGAACCagctgggcggcggcggcggcgggggcccCGTCGGGGGAGAGCTGCCCTCGGCCGCCAGCCTGGCCCCGGCCTCGCAGCAGCACGGCGGCCCGCAGGAGCCCCCCATCTACGCCAACCTCAGCCCCTTCGCCGGCGCGGCCGGGGGGTACCCGACAGACGGGAGCCCCTTCCAGGCGCACTCTCGcctgccccctccgccccccgCGCCGCTGAAGGACGAGCCGCAGACGGTGCCCGAGGTGGCCAGCTTCGGCGACAGCCCCCCTCTGTCGCCCATCGACATGGACACGCAGGAGCGGATCAAGGCGGAGCGCAAGCGGCTGCGCAACCGCATCGCCGCCTCCAAGTGCCGCCGGCGGAAGCTGGAGCGCATCTCGCGCCTGGAGGAGAAGGTGAAGAGTCTCAAGAGCCAGAACACGGAGCTCGCCTCGACGGCCAACCTGCTCCGCGAGCAGGTGGCGCAGCTCAAGCAGAAGGTGCTCAGCCACGTCAACAGCGGCTGCCAGCTCCTGCCCCAAACGGCGGCCCAGCAGCCGCACCAGGTGCCGGCCTACTGA